Genomic DNA from Gemmatimonadaceae bacterium:
GAGAAGGGCACCACGTCGGCCACTTCGTCCGACGCGCCGATGGCGGCGCGCAGCGCGTCGACGTGCGCGCCGTGCCCGGTCGCGAGTTCGTCGTCGGTCACGTTCGCGGCATAGAGCACCGGCTTCACGGTGAGCAACATCAGCGGCTCGAGCAGGAGGAGTTCCTCCTTGCTCAGCCCCGCGCGGCGCACCGGCACGCCGGCCTGCAGCGTGGCGAGGGCCTTCTGCAGCGCGGGCAGCTCGGCGATGGCGTCCTTGTCACCGCTCTTCGCGATCCGCTGCTGCTTGTCGAGGCGCTTCTCGACGCTCGAGATGTCGGCGAAGCAGAGCTCGAAGTCGATCACGTCGCGGTCGCGCACCGGGTCCACGCCGCCCATCACGTGCGTGATGTCGTCGTCGTCGAAGCAGCGGATGACGTGCACGATGGCGTCGGTCTCGCGGATGTTGGCGAGGAACTTGTTGCCCAGGCCCTCACCCTGCGCGGCGCCCTTCACCAGGCCGGCGATGTCCACGAACTGCACGACCGCAGGCACGGTGCGCTTCGGCTGCACGACGACGGCGAGCGCGTCGAGGCGCGGGTCGGGCACCTCCACCATGCCGACGTTCGGCTCGACGGTGCAGAACGGGTAGTTCGCGGCCTCCGCCTTGGCGGCGGTGAGGGCATTGAACAGGGTGGACTTGCCGACGTTCGGGAGGCCGACGATGCCGAGCTTCAGCACAGGATGGATCGGAGAGGGGAAGGGACGCTCACGGCGCGGTGGGCGGCGGTGGGTTGAACTTATTCATCATGGCCGTGATTCCCTCACGGACCCAGCACTCGCAGGCCTCGCCGATGCGCGGCAGTGCGGCCTCCATGAACTCCGCCTCCTCACGGCCGAACTGGCCGAGCACGAAGTCGGAGAGGTTGCCGACGCTGGCGCGCGGATGGAGCGGGGCGACGCCGATGCGGAGGCGCGGGTAGCCGGTGGAGCCCACGTGCGCCTGCACCGACTTGAGGCCGTTGTGCCCGCCGGCACTGCCGCTGGGGCGCGTGCGCATCGCGGCGAAGGGCAGGGCCACCTCGTCCACGAGCACCAGCAGGTCTGCCGCCGGGTCCCAGCCTGGCCGGGTGAGGAACGGCTTGAGGACCTCGCCGCTGAGGTTCATGTACGTCTGCGGCTTGACCAGCTTCACGACCTCGTCGCCGACGCGGGCGGTGGCGACCATCGCCTTGCCGTCCTTCGTCCAGCCGTCGGTGTTCCACCGGCGCGCGAGGTGGTCCAGCACCCACCAGCCGATGTTGTGCCGGGTGCGCTCGTACTCCCTGCCGGGATTGCCGAGACCGAGGAAGACTTTCATGCGGGGAAACGAGAGCGGGGCGCCATGCGAGTGATCGCAGAGCGCCCCGCTGTCGGACGGTGGGGCTTACTTGGCGTCGTCGGCCGGCTTCTTCGCGCGGAGCACTTCGGGCTCGGCGGTCGCAGCGGCTTCGGCGGCGGCATCGGCGGCGCTGACCTTCGGCGCGGCGACTACGACGACCGAGGCATCGGCGTCGGTGAGGACCGTGATGCCGGCGGGCAGGGTGAGGTCGCGCACGTGGATCGAGTCCGCGACGTTCAGGGCCGAGATGTCGACGTCGATGTGGTTCGGGATGGCCGACGGGTCGACGCTGACCTCGAGCTCGCGGAGCGTCTGGTCGACGATGCCGCCGAACGAGCGGACGCCGATCGAGGTGCCGACGAGGACGAGGGGCACGTTGACCGTGATCTTCTCACCGGCGACCAGTTCCTGGAAGTCGATGTGGACGAGCTGCTTCTTGAACGGGTGCTTCTGGATCTCGCGGATCAGGGTGCGCGAGACCTTGCCGTCGATGCTGAGCTCCACCACGGTGGTCTCGGCGGCCACGCGCTCGAGCAGTCGCTCCAGCTCACGGGTCGGCACGGAGAGGGACATCGGCGCGCGCTTGTGGCCGTAGATGACGGCCGGCACGGAGCCGGCGCGACGCAGCGCGCGGGCAGCGCCCTTCCCGGACTCGGAGCGGAGGGTGGCAGAGAGCGTGGCAGTGGACATCGGCAGGACTCCTCGGGACGCGCAGCGCGTCAGTCAAACAGTGAGCTGACGGACTGCTCACTGTGGGTGAATCGAATGGCCTTCGACAGCAGTTCGCCCACCGACAGCACGTTCAGCTGGCGCGGGCGGCGGGTCTCGGGGATGAAGACGGAGTCGGTCACCGTCACCTCCTTGATCGGTGCATCGTCGAAGCGCTCCTTGGCAGGACCGCTCAGCAACGCATGGGTCGCACACACGTAGATGTCGGCGGCGCCGAGCGCCTTGAGCGCGCGGGCCGCCTCCGTCATCGTGCCGGCCGTGTCGATCATGTCGTCGGCGATGAGGCAGTCACGCCCCTCCACGTCCCCCACGACATTCAGCACCTCGGCCACGTTCGCCTTCGGGCGCCGCTTGTCGACGATCGCGAGCGATGCGTCGAGCCGCTTGGCGAACCCGCGGGCCATCTTGGCGGCACCGACATCCGGCGCCACCACCACCAGGTCCTTCAGGCCTTTCTTCCGGTAGTGCGCCGTGAGCACGGGCGCCGCATACAGGTGATCGACCGGCACATCGAAGAAGCCCTGCAACTGGTGCTGGTGGAAATCCAGGCCGAGCACGCGGTCGGCGCCGGCGGTCTGGATCATGTTCGCCATCAGCTTCGCCGCGATCGCCACCCGCGGCTGGTCCTTGCGGTCCTGCCGCGCGTAGCCGAAGTAGGGCAGCACACACGTGATGCGGGTCGCGCTCGCCCGACGCGCGGCGTCGATGAGCAGCAGCATCTCGAGGATGTTGTCCGCCGGCGGGTTCGTCGACTGGATGATGAAGAGATCCGACCCGCGGATGTTCTCGTCGATCCGGACGAAGATCTCGCCGTCACTGAAACGCGTTGCCGTGGTCCGGGCGAGTTCGACGCCAAGATGGCGTGCAACCTCGTCGGCCAGCGCCGGATTGGCGGTCCCGGAAATGATCTTGGCGCCTGGCGCCAGCGGCAGCGTGTCCATATGGCAGAGCCTCAGAACCTACCTGCCGAGGCTCGTCCATTCAAGGCTGCGGTGAAACTGGGCGTCGGCGACGCTACACCAGCTCGGCCGGCGACTGGCGGGCGGCCTGCGAGGCGCGCGCCACCCGGACCGCCGCCAGGGCGGCCGCGGCACTGGTGATCATGATGTCGGTCACGTCGGGAAAGCGGCCCGGGACCACGAGCTGGCCGGCCTCGTAGACGATCGCGACCAGCACCGCCGCCCGGACCCCCGGCTGCGGGGCCCCGGCCCGCTTCCGCGCCGCCAGGCATGCCCCGAGCGCCGCCCCGATCCCGGCCTTCTGCAGAACCAGGAAGACGCTCGACATGTCCTGTCGGCTGAACTGGGACATCAGGGGCACGAGCTGCCGCCAGGTGAACCCGGGGCCGCCATCGGGGTGCACTGCCCAGGCCGCCGGCACCCATGACATCAGGGCGCCGACCACCGCACACGCCACCGCCAGCTGCAGCCCGCGGTCGCTCCGGGCCGGGAAGCGACGGCGCCAGCGCCCGACCAGTGCCAGGCCCAGCAGCAGGCCCAGGCTCACCGCCACGGCCTGCACCGGGAGGCTTCGGCTCTCGCGCTGGAGTCCGGCCATCGCCCGGCCGTAGTACGCCCCGGCCAGCAGCAATGGGACGATCAGCAGCCAGACGGCGAGTTGCGCCCGACGCACCCGACCGGTCCGGTCACTGATCGACACGGCCACCGCGATGCCGGCCAGGCCCCAGGCGCCAAGGTCGGTGAGCAGGGCCAGCCAGGGCACGACCAGCGGCGACTGCTGCGCCACGGCCTCCATCCGGAGCATCGGCGTGGCGGCCCAGCCGAGCACCTGCGACGGACGGCTGGACGGGGCGAAGGCGAGGCCGGCCGCGGTGGCCAGCAGCGCCGATGCCGGCATCCACCCCGGCACCCCCAGCGTGGTCCCGCTCCGCATGTCGGTCGTCGCCCGGCGCTCGATCAGCCAGACGCCGGCCGCCCCCACCACCGAGCCGAGGGTATTGGTCAGCACGTCGAGCACGCTCGTCTCGCGACTGGCCGAGAAGAGCTGCATCGACTCCACCGTGAGGCTGGCGAGCATGCCGAGGAACGTGGCCATCGCGAGGTCGCGCCGGGTGGCGGGCGCGCGCGCCGTCAGCACCCACGTCACGCCCCAGCCGGCGAAGAGGGCGACGTTGCGCACCGCGTCGACGACGTTCTTGAAGTTCATCTGCGGATCGAGCGCGCGTCGCAGGCGCGCGAGCACGCGCTCCGGGTCCGGATCGAAGCCGAGGCGCATCAGCGTCGCGGTGCAGATGATCGCGAAATACGCCAGGCGCAGCACGGTCGCGTGGCGGACGGCGATGGCCACCAGGTCGAGCCCGGGGCGCGGCGCCTGGTGCGCGGGCATGTCGGTGGTGCGCCGCGGCGCCCGCTCAGTGATCACGCAGGTGTGTGTGCTGGGACGAGGATTCCCCGACGTGGATTCGAACCACGATTCACGGCTCCAAAGGCCGCTGTCCTGCCATTAGACGATCGGGGACCGGGTCGAAGGCTAACGGAAACCGATCGGCGGCGACAAGATGCGCACCGGCGGGACGGCAGTCAGCGTCTGCGCGCGCTGGTAGCGCGTGCCGTCGCGCGCCGGCCAGGTCGCGGCCACGGCGGCGTACGCGTCAGGCTGCACATCGGTGAT
This window encodes:
- a CDS encoding VanZ family protein, with translation MITERAPRRTTDMPAHQAPRPGLDLVAIAVRHATVLRLAYFAIICTATLMRLGFDPDPERVLARLRRALDPQMNFKNVVDAVRNVALFAGWGVTWVLTARAPATRRDLAMATFLGMLASLTVESMQLFSASRETSVLDVLTNTLGSVVGAAGVWLIERRATTDMRSGTTLGVPGWMPASALLATAAGLAFAPSSRPSQVLGWAATPMLRMEAVAQQSPLVVPWLALLTDLGAWGLAGIAVAVSISDRTGRVRRAQLAVWLLIVPLLLAGAYYGRAMAGLQRESRSLPVQAVAVSLGLLLGLALVGRWRRRFPARSDRGLQLAVACAVVGALMSWVPAAWAVHPDGGPGFTWRQLVPLMSQFSRQDMSSVFLVLQKAGIGAALGACLAARKRAGAPQPGVRAAVLVAIVYEAGQLVVPGRFPDVTDIMITSAAAALAAVRVARASQAARQSPAELV
- a CDS encoding ribose-phosphate pyrophosphokinase, translated to MDTLPLAPGAKIISGTANPALADEVARHLGVELARTTATRFSDGEIFVRIDENIRGSDLFIIQSTNPPADNILEMLLLIDAARRASATRITCVLPYFGYARQDRKDQPRVAIAAKLMANMIQTAGADRVLGLDFHQHQLQGFFDVPVDHLYAAPVLTAHYRKKGLKDLVVVAPDVGAAKMARGFAKRLDASLAIVDKRRPKANVAEVLNVVGDVEGRDCLIADDMIDTAGTMTEAARALKALGAADIYVCATHALLSGPAKERFDDAPIKEVTVTDSVFIPETRRPRQLNVLSVGELLSKAIRFTHSEQSVSSLFD
- a CDS encoding aminoacyl-tRNA hydrolase; its protein translation is MKVFLGLGNPGREYERTRHNIGWWVLDHLARRWNTDGWTKDGKAMVATARVGDEVVKLVKPQTYMNLSGEVLKPFLTRPGWDPAADLLVLVDEVALPFAAMRTRPSGSAGGHNGLKSVQAHVGSTGYPRLRIGVAPLHPRASVGNLSDFVLGQFGREEAEFMEAALPRIGEACECWVREGITAMMNKFNPPPPTAP
- a CDS encoding 50S ribosomal protein L25/general stress protein Ctc, whose translation is MSTATLSATLRSESGKGAARALRRAGSVPAVIYGHKRAPMSLSVPTRELERLLERVAAETTVVELSIDGKVSRTLIREIQKHPFKKQLVHIDFQELVAGEKITVNVPLVLVGTSIGVRSFGGIVDQTLRELEVSVDPSAIPNHIDVDISALNVADSIHVRDLTLPAGITVLTDADASVVVVAAPKVSAADAAAEAAATAEPEVLRAKKPADDAK
- the ychF gene encoding redox-regulated ATPase YchF, which gives rise to MLKLGIVGLPNVGKSTLFNALTAAKAEAANYPFCTVEPNVGMVEVPDPRLDALAVVVQPKRTVPAVVQFVDIAGLVKGAAQGEGLGNKFLANIRETDAIVHVIRCFDDDDITHVMGGVDPVRDRDVIDFELCFADISSVEKRLDKQQRIAKSGDKDAIAELPALQKALATLQAGVPVRRAGLSKEELLLLEPLMLLTVKPVLYAANVTDDELATGHGAHVDALRAAIGASDEVADVVPFSARIEAELAELAPEEKQEFLASLGLESAGLDRLIHAGYHLLGLQTYFTAGEQEVRAWTIHRGDTAPKAAAVIHTDFEKGFIRAETAGFDDFVRFKGWKGAKENGAVRSEGKEYVVHDGDVLLFRFNV